A segment of the Bdellovibrio bacteriovorus genome:
TCAAGCTGGACTCATTCTATGTGCGGGTGGGCCGTCAGGCCATTCGCTGGAGTGAAATGTGGTCCCTGCCGTCTTTGGACGTGTGGTCGGGACGTCGGTGGGCAAGATTGTTTTTTGATCCGTTCCAGGATCAGCTGACTCATCCAACCGGGGCTTCCTTTTCCTATGCCCGTGAAACGTGGTCCTTGGATCTGGTCGGAATCGGGGATGTTGCCGAGTCCACGTATCCAATTCCGGCACCGGAGCCGGTTGAAGAAAAAAACACCAGTTTTGGTGGCCGTCTGAAGATGGACGTCAAAGGCTTTGGCTTGTCCCTGGTGTCAGCGCAGATTCTGAATCGCAATCACCATGGCTTTACCGCCAACTATGCCTTTGAAACCGCAGTTCCCAAGTTTGAATACGGCTATGTGGATGACACCACCTTGCCCGACACGATCAAAAGTGATCGCAGCTTTGGCACGGTCGGGATGGATCTGTTCCTGGGGAACTGGGTGGTGCTGCCGCAGGTGACCGCTTATGAGGTCAACACACTGACGGGGACGCAGACTCAAGTGTCTTATTACGTCAGTGCGCAGTGGAATCCGAACCGTCATGACGTGTTCTTCCAGCTTTATCAGAACGACACGACCAAGGATCTTTTTGTGAATGCCAGTTATGGTTATAACTGGACGGATTATTTTACTTCCACTGTCTTTGCCCAGAGCTATCAGGGGAAAGACGGCGGGCTTTACGATATGTATGAAGAAATCACCGGCGGTTATGTCGTCGGTTTGCGTTTGGAATTTACCGGCAGTTTGCCTTTTTAACGGGAGTCAGCAATGGCAAAAGAATACTTCTCTGATTTAAACTACACCCTGTCCAACGAAGACACGCGCATTGAATTTGATTTGCTGCCCGAGGGCGCGAACCGTGTGTTCAGCATTGCCGGTTCCGGCGCTCGCTGCCTGCCACTGATTGCAAAGAATCCGAAATATCTGGATGTTATCGATATGTCGGTCAGTCAGCTTTATCTGTGCGAGCTGCGCCTGCAGGCGATGAAGACTTTGACCTATGAAGAATACCTGTTCCTGATGGGCTATCGTGGGGCTTTGCAGGGCGGCCATGACGAAGGCGACAGCCGTGAAGAGCTGTTCAAGCGTTTGACTTTGTCCGCCGCCGCCACCAGTTATTGGCAAGATCGCGTGGAAGGCTGGAAGCCGCGTGGATTTATTCTGTTGGGCCGCTGGGAATCCCATTTCCAGAAGCTGGGTTATTTGTTCCGTGATGTCTTGCAGTGTGATTTCAGCAAGGTCTTTGCCGCACAAACCTTGTCCGAGCAGATCGATCTTTATGAAAAGCACTGGCCGAAAATCCGCTGGAACAGTTTCATCCGTGTAGCTGCCAGTGAATTTGTATTTAACAAGTATCTGTACAAAGGCCACTTCAGTGGTCGTGCCGATCACAAAACTGAGCAGCGGGCCCCGTGGCAGTTTATCATGGAAGAATTTGACCGTATCTTCCGCACCCAACTGGTGCGTAAGAACTATTTCATGCAGATCCTTTTCCTGGGCCGCATTGCTTATGAAGAAGGCCTTCCTTTGGAAGCGCACGAACACGTAGTCGCGGCAGTGAAGAAATCAAAAACGGAAGTGCGCTATTTGCATGGCAATCTGCTGGAAGAGCTGCCAAAGTATGCATATGACTTTATCTCTTTATCTGACACGATTTCTTATCTTGAACAGCGTGATGCCAATCAGATTTTGCAAAGACTGAACACAGACAGCAAAGCCGGCACCCAGATGGTGATTCGTTCATTCATGCGTGCGCCAACGGCGATTGATCTGAAGGGGTGGGAAGAGCTGGGCGACAAGAACGTCTGGGCCCAAAATAAAGATGGAACAGGAGTGTACCAGTTCCACATTTTCAGAAAATCTTAGAATTAGAAAGGGAACCACTTGGTTCCCTTTTTTTTGGCTTATTTTTCGCTGCAGCTGACGTCGGCTACTTTTCCGTACAGGGCCATTTGGCCGTTGCCGGAAGCATCCAACAGTAATTCCACTTTATTTGGGTTGGATTCGCTCACTTGGCCTTTAACAGCGACAATGTGATCGTTGGTGTGCTTGATCACCAGGAAGCGCTCTTTTTGCTCGCTTAGATAGTTTACGGTGATGGTTTCTTCGCCGCCATCGCGGTCCAAAGTCAAAAAGTCCATAATATGGGACTGGGTCGTGCATTCCAGGCCATAGGCAGAGGCGTTTACGGCGGAAAGACTCAAAGCTACCAGGATGATCGATTTCAGAATTTTCATATAATCTCCATTTTTAAACCACACGGGGACAGGTGCCAGAATTATGCCTTTTTCAGAGGCTATTAGGCCAATTTGGTGGTGTATGGAGTGTCGACAATCAAGACAGGGGCCCGAATTGGGCAAGAATGGCTGGAAAGAAAAGGCCCGCTGTTTCCGAGCGGGCCTTAAAAACAGATCTAGTCGTCGCGACCCTAGCGGATGTGTTCTTCCGCGATGTCGTTCAGATTTGTGGCCACGTCCATCAGGCGGGTTTCAAAGGTCACGGCATCAGGTTTGATTTCGTGAATTTCTGCGGTGTTGTACTCCTGACTTTTTTGAGTCAGGAAAGCCGTCACACCAGCAACCGCTTTTCCGAAGTTATTTTCTTTCACTTCTTTTTGCGCTTGGGTGAACTGATATGGGACCGCATCCTGTATGGACTTTTCGGTCATATCGAATCCTCCAAAGGTGTACTTCT
Coding sequences within it:
- a CDS encoding BtaA family protein codes for the protein MAKEYFSDLNYTLSNEDTRIEFDLLPEGANRVFSIAGSGARCLPLIAKNPKYLDVIDMSVSQLYLCELRLQAMKTLTYEEYLFLMGYRGALQGGHDEGDSREELFKRLTLSAAATSYWQDRVEGWKPRGFILLGRWESHFQKLGYLFRDVLQCDFSKVFAAQTLSEQIDLYEKHWPKIRWNSFIRVAASEFVFNKYLYKGHFSGRADHKTEQRAPWQFIMEEFDRIFRTQLVRKNYFMQILFLGRIAYEEGLPLEAHEHVVAAVKKSKTEVRYLHGNLLEELPKYAYDFISLSDTISYLEQRDANQILQRLNTDSKAGTQMVIRSFMRAPTAIDLKGWEELGDKNVWAQNKDGTGVYQFHIFRKS